One Brassica napus cultivar Da-Ae chromosome C2, Da-Ae, whole genome shotgun sequence DNA window includes the following coding sequences:
- the LOC106385808 gene encoding dof zinc finger protein DOF5.3-like codes for MDQLLHHQDVYGNYNKAREAMRVPCSNPTQLDHDQKKPSPATGAARPQPPELALRCPRCDSTNTKFCYYNNYSLSQPRYFCKSCKRYWTKGGTLRNIPVGGGCRKNKRSTSSATRSLRTTPEPASHDGKAFSAASFGGFGNNEHIDLSLAFALLNKQPPGSSSQLGFPSEFGSSHQSDMESVFGTSQQKENTGYVFGNGSSGLEMAMSDPNKVLWGFPWQVNGEMNMGGGGGGHVDHIDSGREIWTNMNYINSGALM; via the exons ATGGATCAGTTGCTACATCACCAG GATGTTTATGGGAACTATAACAAAGCTAGAGAAGCCATGCGAGTACCATGTTCAAACCCAACACAACTAGATCACGATCAGAAAAAACCTTCTCCCGCGACTGGGGCGGCGAGGCCACAGCCACCGGAGCTAGCCCTGAGATGTCCACGTTGCGACTCAACGAACACAAAGTTTTGCTACTACAACAACTACAGCCTCTCTCAGCCCCGCTACTTTTGCAAATCATGCAAGAGATACTGGACAAAAGGTGGAACCCTAAGGAACATTCCTGTCGGAGGCGGCTGCCGGAAAAACAAACGGTCCACATCTTCGGCGACAAGAAGCCTCAGAACCACCCCGGAACCAGCTTCCCACGACGGGAAAGCGTTCTCGGCGGCGAGTTTCGGTGGGTTCGGTAACAATGAACACATTGATCTTAGCTTAGCCTTTGCCCTGCTGAACAAGCAACCTCCGGGGAGTTCTTCACAGCTAGGGTTTCCTTCAGAGTTCGGTAGCTCTCATCAGTCTGACATGGAGAGTGTGTTTGGAACAAGCCAGCAAAAGGAGAACACTGGTTATGTGTTTGGAAACGGGAGCAGCGGTTTGGAAATGGCCATGAGTGATCCAAACAAGGTCTTATGGGGATTTCCATGGCAAGTAAATGGAGAGATGAAcatgggaggaggaggaggtggtcaTGTAGATCATATTGATTCAGGGAGAGAGATTTGGACCAACATGAACTATATTAATTCTGGTGCTTTAATGTAG
- the LOC111202843 gene encoding interactor of constitutive active ROPs 3-like — protein sequence MMTQKARNGSQDVPKKVSPRAARPLKIPALEPDSSSSPVSANSRTPKDKSPKVSDRRSPRSPVSEKKRPSRITELESLVSQLQEELKKAKDQLAVSETAKKQAEEEAEESRKELQEVSSKLQETQNQSLEVSTLEECDLEFDERRGLAVFVQEIRQLKLQIEMVASSEAGHVKQAELRNSEIHLLRGNLMDTLFLVENFRDQLKDCEVSEAETEALATETLRQLENAKKTVEELKSDGAKAVESYKKMAAELEQTKARMGWLEGVVTKLHANPGDLENNETLLKDYEQVSSLRCEVERLRAALEASEQKDQEGNVEASSRLRIQAELQSELKIANSEIDELKARLVDKETELQFVSEEKDNLYSKLMKSQKETDVEAELKQLREELENLKADMMDKETEFQIVSDENETLKSDIHKRERDVQDALVKLGIAMEEADKSSKRAVRVAEQLDATQASNSEMETELRKLKVQSNQWRKAAEAATSMLSAVNNNGKFGENCDQTNSPYSEDVDDEVAKKKNGNVLKKIGVLWKKPQK from the exons ATGATGACCCAGAAGGCAAG AAATGGATCTCAAGATGTTCCCAAGAAGGTGTCTCCTCGAGCTGCTCGGCCACTGAAGATACCAGCGCTAGAGCCTGACTCCTCTTCATCTCCTGTCTCAGCTAATAGCAGAACACCAAAGGATAAAAGCCCAAAAGTTTCAGACCGTAGGTCTCCACGCAGCCCTGTCTCCGAG AAGAAGAGGCCAAGCAGAATAACGGAGCTTGAATCGCTAGTCTCTCAGCTTCAAGAGGAGCTGAAGAAGGCGAAAGATCAATTAGCAGTGTCTGAGACAGCAAAGAAGCAAGCAGAGGAAGAAGCAGAAGAGTCCAGGAAAGAGCTACAAGAAGTTTCCTCTAAGCTCCAGGAGACTCAGAACCAGTCTTTGGAAGTTTCAACCTTGGAGGAATGTGATTTGGAGTTTGATGAAAGGAGAGGATTGGCTGTTTTTGTTCAGGAGATCAGACAACTCAAGCTTCAGATCGAGATGGTGGCTTCTTCTGAAGCTGGTCATGTGAAACAGGCGGAGCTGCGTAACTCGGAGATTCACCTTCTGAGGGGAAACTTGATGGACACACTTTTCTTAGTCGAGAATTTTAGGGACCAGCTTAAGGACTGTGAGGTGTCAGAGGCTGAAACCGAGGCTTTAGCCACTGAAACTCTTAGGCAACTGGAGAATGCTAAAAAGACAGTAGAGGAACTGAAGTCAGATGGCGCAAAAGCAGTTGAAAGCTATAAGAAGATGGCTGCAGAGCTTGAACAGACAAAAGCTAGAATGGGATGGCTTGAAGGTGTTGTGACTAAACTTCATGCCAATCCAGGGGATTTGGAAAACAATGAAACTTTGCTTAAAGACTATGAACAAGTATCTTCCTTGAGATGTGAGGTAGAGAGACTGAGAGCAGCTCTAGAAGCTTCTGAACAAAAAGACCAAGAGGGGAACGTAGAGGCTTCTTCTCGGTTAAGGATACAAGCTGAACTCCAGTCTGAATTGAAGATAGCTAACTCCGAGATAGACGAGCTAAAGGCGAGGCTGGTAGACAAGGAAACGGAACTACAGTTTGTTTCAGAGGAGAAAGATAATCTATACTCAAAACTGATGAAGAGCCAGAAAGAGACAGATGTTGAAGCTGAGCTGAAGCAACTAAGGGAGGAGTTGGAGAACCTGAAGGCGGATATGATGGATAAAGAGACCGAATTCCAGATAGTTTCAGACGAGAACGAGACACTGAAGTCAGATATCCACAAGAGGGAGAGAGATGTACAAGACGCGCTGGTGAAGTTAGGGATTGCAATGGAAGAGGCTGACAAGAGTAGCAAGAGAGCGGTTAGAGTCGCCGAGCAGCTAGATGCAACTCAAGCGTCAAACTCAGAGATGGAGACAGAACTCAGGAAGCTCAAAGTTCAGTCAAACCAATGGAGAAAAGCTGCTGAAGCAGCTACCTCCATGCTTTCTGCTGTAAACAATAATGGGAAGTTCGGTGAGAATTGTGATCAGACGAACTCTCCTTACTCTGAGGATGTTGATGATGAAGTGGCAAAGAAGAAAAATGGGAATGTGCTCAAGAAGATTGGTGTTTTGTGGAAGAAGCCTCAGAAATAG